In Brachyspira hampsonii, the following are encoded in one genomic region:
- a CDS encoding PP2C family protein-serine/threonine phosphatase — translation MKNERILIFFKFISMVFLILFLLLNIACISYYENKFIFILLLILFLSFFIPGIILYKNIINLYLIQDYKQVEEKSSDGKIYRFSKINSTIINDYQTAIKDLKEKNSYILGRYDVLEDIKKQYKKDMKKARKLQENMMPKKMPNNNKINSASLYKPFETIGGDFFDYIYLDEDRILFIISDISGHGVEAAIITAMFKTVFRNFAQSFKSPSSFLYDINNYIIKILPINYYLTMIAAEIDLKNKTVKYSNASHTPILILQNSEIKEYNKGGTIIGLFPQAYYEEETVNIKKDDVLIFYTDGVTEASRSKNKYDFYGIDRFKKVIFNNRNNSTENIIINIEKDFYDYLSYMSPDDDFTIAAFKIKI, via the coding sequence ATGAAAAATGAACGAATTTTAATATTTTTTAAATTTATTTCTATGGTATTTCTTATACTATTTTTACTTTTGAATATAGCATGCATTTCATATTATGAAAATAAATTTATTTTTATACTTTTATTAATATTATTTCTTTCATTTTTTATTCCCGGTATCATTTTATATAAAAACATTATAAATTTATACCTAATTCAAGATTATAAACAAGTAGAAGAAAAATCATCAGATGGAAAAATATACAGATTTTCAAAAATAAACAGCACAATAATAAATGATTATCAAACAGCAATAAAAGATTTGAAAGAAAAAAACAGTTATATATTAGGCAGATATGATGTTTTAGAAGATATAAAAAAACAATATAAAAAAGATATGAAAAAGGCAAGAAAGCTTCAGGAAAATATGATGCCAAAAAAAATGCCTAACAATAATAAGATAAACTCTGCTTCATTGTATAAACCTTTTGAAACTATAGGAGGAGATTTTTTTGATTATATATATCTAGATGAAGACAGAATACTTTTTATCATTTCGGATATCAGCGGACATGGTGTTGAGGCAGCAATAATAACTGCTATGTTCAAAACTGTTTTTAGAAATTTTGCTCAGTCATTCAAATCACCTTCTTCTTTTTTATATGATATTAATAATTATATAATTAAAATTCTGCCTATCAATTACTATCTTACAATGATAGCAGCAGAAATAGATTTAAAAAACAAAACTGTAAAATACTCCAATGCCTCTCATACCCCCATTCTTATATTACAAAACTCTGAAATAAAAGAATATAATAAAGGAGGAACTATAATAGGACTTTTCCCCCAGGCATATTATGAGGAAGAAACTGTTAATATAAAAAAAGATGATGTATTAATATTTTATACTGACGGAGTGACAGAAGCATCAAGATCTAAAAATAAATATGATTTTTATGGAATAGATAGATTTAAAAAAGTTATATTTAACAATAGAAACAATTCAACTGAAAATATAATCATCAACATAGAAAAAGATTTTTATGATTATCTTTCATATATGTCGCCTGATGATGATTTTACCATTGCAGCATTTAAAATAAAAATTTAA
- a CDS encoding 50S ribosomal protein L25, producing MSENYTIKALQRDTKFKSVGRKLRNEGYALATLYGRENQYSIAVELKEFVKVFSLAGQHDIITLDIQNDKAREVLVKDYQIDGIKRSIRHIDFYEIDRNKKIKTYVPIHIEGTPEGVRLGGGTLEQVEYGLNIKAFPGSIPRELVVDVSELKVGDSLHISDIKFPEGVDPVGDASKAIVTVVTTQDEDANKGASEA from the coding sequence ATGAGTGAGAATTATACTATTAAAGCTTTGCAAAGAGATACTAAATTTAAAAGTGTTGGCCGTAAATTAAGAAATGAAGGTTATGCTTTAGCTACTCTTTATGGAAGAGAAAATCAATATTCTATTGCTGTAGAGCTAAAAGAATTTGTTAAAGTTTTTTCTTTAGCAGGTCAGCATGATATAATCACTTTAGATATACAGAATGATAAAGCAAGAGAAGTATTGGTTAAAGATTATCAAATAGATGGTATAAAAAGAAGTATCAGACATATAGATTTTTACGAAATAGATAGAAATAAAAAAATCAAAACTTATGTTCCTATTCATATTGAAGGTACTCCTGAAGGTGTTCGCTTAGGCGGAGGTACTTTAGAGCAGGTTGAATACGGTTTGAATATTAAAGCTTTTCCGGGTTCTATACCTAGAGAATTGGTTGTTGATGTTAGCGAATTAAAAGTAGGAGACAGTTTGCATATTAGCGATATAAAATTCCCAGAAGGTGTTGATCCTGTAGGAGATGCTTCTAAAGCTATTGTTACTGTTGTTACTACTCAAGATGAAGATGCTAACAAAGGTGCCTCAGAAGCATAA
- the pth gene encoding aminoacyl-tRNA hydrolase → MITKLIIGLGNPGDEYKNNRHNVGFILIDKVAENFNINFDNNKKKSLYARAKEKNIEYILLKPQTFMNLSGESAIFISKFFNVKPEDIIVIYDDMDIPFGTFKIKKGGSSGGHNGIKSLISHLQSDDFTRIRIGIGRPSAGKKVNDYVLSNFSKKEREELDTAIAYDIIDAVKIALFESPVIAQNKYNKKIGKENSDKNKGNKNMIKIVARNPISQENKSKFIEAAKELIDKSRKEKGCISYNLYESVDGKYLTFIEEWKDEKAIESHNNSEHFKAIVPKLGELTSGDKDVILYKEIK, encoded by the coding sequence ATGATAACTAAATTAATTATAGGGCTGGGAAATCCGGGAGATGAGTATAAAAATAATAGACATAATGTAGGTTTTATACTTATAGATAAAGTAGCTGAAAATTTTAATATCAATTTTGATAATAATAAAAAGAAATCATTATATGCAAGAGCCAAAGAAAAGAATATAGAATATATACTTCTTAAACCGCAGACTTTCATGAATCTTTCCGGCGAATCTGCAATTTTTATATCAAAATTTTTTAATGTAAAACCAGAAGATATAATAGTCATATACGATGACATGGATATACCTTTTGGTACTTTTAAAATTAAAAAAGGCGGAAGTTCAGGCGGGCATAACGGAATAAAAAGTCTTATTTCTCATTTACAAAGTGATGATTTTACAAGAATAAGAATCGGTATAGGAAGACCTAGTGCTGGTAAAAAAGTTAATGATTATGTCCTTTCAAACTTTAGTAAGAAAGAGAGAGAGGAATTGGATACTGCAATTGCATATGATATAATAGATGCTGTAAAAATAGCTTTATTTGAATCTCCTGTAATAGCTCAAAATAAATACAATAAAAAAATAGGTAAAGAAAATTCAGATAAAAATAAAGGTAATAAAAATATGATTAAAATAGTAGCTAGAAATCCTATAAGCCAAGAAAATAAATCAAAATTTATAGAAGCAGCTAAAGAACTTATTGATAAAAGCAGAAAAGAAAAAGGATGCATTTCTTACAATTTGTATGAGAGTGTAGATGGGAAATATCTTACTTTCATAGAAGAATGGAAAGATGAGAAAGCCATAGAAAGTCATAATAATTCAGAGCATTTCAAAGCGATAGTTCCTAAATTGGGAGAATTAACTTCAGGAGATAAAGATGTTATTTTATATAAAGAAATAAAATAA
- a CDS encoding phosphohydrolase: MDIDLEKYTAIDINFIKENIDTIKFNSPEIICTSNDNLYLSIPNYKIDILFDKNSINSDIFNNFYITKNSKSIIDLVLEKNEKNEYKHIENINQFIKVYKDCMPDSENTKNFEYKMLEMILEESPKERFISIKNYIDILNQYYNEELYADAIKYILEIITRLAFIERINLIHLVNASKDKMNQVYFDDLEYYDTQIAANDLILSITKLVEKIYPNISLFYGFDNFDCRNVIGHGNRVFIIFIEFMLYYNEQIDNHLNLRTIINFNKKFKRFYENVFKRYKINKTNIKFNDIFKNGLKKISIENIASFAAGAFWHDVVKVKELDYLNINKSKEYAKEATSHAIKGYQFLKLFRNYNDNISLIVGMHHEYYGYGNNVIKMINKQFNENKDLNPSSLISDNSDDIQTLQSLAFFPAKVLEIIDLFDTTVMPQKNYSRKDMNAEDAVKLIYDNYIVKKTQLDPILFELFVDFLIDIKKENIKNPL; this comes from the coding sequence ATGGATATTGATTTAGAAAAATATACAGCAATAGATATAAACTTTATAAAAGAGAATATAGACACTATTAAATTTAACTCTCCTGAAATTATATGTACCAGCAATGATAATTTATATTTATCAATACCTAATTATAAAATAGATATACTTTTTGATAAAAATTCTATAAATAGCGATATATTTAATAATTTCTATATAACAAAAAATTCAAAATCAATTATAGATTTAGTGCTTGAAAAAAACGAAAAAAACGAATACAAACATATTGAAAATATTAATCAGTTTATTAAAGTATACAAAGACTGTATGCCCGATTCTGAAAATACAAAAAATTTTGAATACAAAATGCTGGAAATGATATTAGAAGAAAGCCCTAAAGAAAGATTTATATCTATAAAAAATTATATTGATATATTAAATCAATACTACAATGAAGAATTATATGCTGATGCTATAAAATATATATTAGAAATAATAACTAGGCTTGCATTTATAGAAAGAATTAATTTAATACATCTGGTAAATGCATCTAAAGATAAAATGAATCAAGTATATTTTGATGATTTAGAATACTATGATACGCAAATAGCTGCAAATGATTTGATATTGTCTATTACTAAGTTAGTAGAAAAAATATACCCTAATATAAGTTTATTTTACGGATTTGATAATTTTGACTGCAGAAATGTTATAGGACATGGAAATAGAGTTTTTATAATATTTATAGAATTTATGCTTTATTATAATGAGCAAATAGATAATCATTTAAATCTGAGAACTATTATTAATTTTAATAAAAAATTTAAAAGATTTTATGAAAATGTTTTTAAAAGATATAAGATAAATAAAACTAATATTAAATTCAATGATATATTCAAAAACGGACTTAAAAAAATATCCATAGAAAATATAGCATCATTTGCAGCAGGAGCATTTTGGCATGATGTTGTTAAGGTGAAAGAATTAGACTATTTAAATATTAATAAATCAAAAGAGTATGCCAAAGAAGCAACTTCACATGCTATTAAGGGATATCAGTTTTTAAAACTGTTTAGAAATTATAATGATAATATATCATTGATTGTGGGAATGCATCATGAATATTATGGTTACGGCAATAATGTAATAAAAATGATAAATAAACAATTCAATGAAAACAAGGATTTAAATCCTTCTTCTCTTATATCAGATAATTCTGATGATATTCAAACACTTCAAAGTTTGGCATTTTTCCCTGCTAAAGTATTAGAAATAATAGACTTATTTGATACAACTGTAATGCCTCAAAAAAATTACAGCAGAAAAGATATGAATGCGGAAGATGCTGTAAAATTAATATATGATAATTATATAGTTAAAAAAACACAATTAGATCCTATATTATTTGAATTATTTGTAGATTTTTTAATAGACATAAAAAAAGAAAATATAAAAAATCCGCTGTAG
- a CDS encoding S-methyl-5-thioribose-1-phosphate isomerase: MINRIDKELAFMLQFENIAWYDDGCVKILDRRVYPNKVNFVECKTHKEVSKAIADMVTQSAGPYLAVAMGMALAGYESKHLEGNDRIDFLTHACNTLANSRPTTSARMMSITKSCLEAGTEAIKSGKDPIEAMFNRGIELSTKRYSKIKKIAENLVSMFPNKGTILTQCFGESVVGFMIQEFQKKNKDIKVVCAETRPYFQGARLTATVAYDQGADVTVITDNMAAYTMQEKKIDVFTSAADLICLNGAVVNKIGTFQIAIVAKYLGIPYFVTGAPDKGYHGLEDVHFEFRDEKLVTEAMGVKTSKEGVKGFYPAFDYTPPHLVSAVVTDLGIYSPYDVFKYYIGNDEGEY; encoded by the coding sequence ATGATTAATAGAATAGATAAAGAATTAGCTTTTATGCTTCAATTTGAAAATATAGCTTGGTATGATGACGGATGCGTTAAAATATTAGATAGAAGGGTTTATCCGAATAAAGTTAATTTTGTTGAATGTAAAACTCATAAAGAAGTTTCAAAAGCTATAGCAGATATGGTAACTCAAAGTGCAGGTCCTTATTTGGCTGTTGCTATGGGTATGGCATTAGCCGGATATGAATCAAAACATTTAGAAGGAAATGACAGAATAGATTTTCTAACTCATGCCTGCAATACTTTGGCTAATTCCAGACCTACAACAAGTGCTAGAATGATGTCTATTACTAAATCATGTTTAGAAGCTGGAACAGAGGCTATAAAATCAGGCAAAGACCCAATAGAAGCTATGTTTAATAGGGGAATAGAGCTTTCTACAAAAAGATATTCCAAAATAAAAAAAATAGCAGAAAATCTTGTATCAATGTTTCCAAATAAAGGCACTATACTTACTCAATGCTTTGGAGAATCTGTTGTTGGATTTATGATACAGGAGTTTCAGAAAAAGAATAAGGATATAAAGGTAGTATGTGCAGAAACTAGACCTTATTTTCAAGGTGCTAGGCTTACAGCAACGGTTGCTTATGATCAGGGTGCTGATGTAACGGTTATAACTGATAACATGGCGGCATATACTATGCAGGAGAAAAAAATTGATGTATTTACTTCAGCAGCCGATTTAATATGTCTCAATGGGGCTGTTGTAAATAAAATAGGAACATTCCAAATAGCAATAGTAGCAAAATATTTAGGCATACCTTATTTTGTAACAGGGGCTCCGGATAAAGGATATCATGGACTTGAAGATGTGCATTTTGAGTTTAGAGATGAAAAACTTGTAACTGAGGCTATGGGAGTAAAGACATCTAAAGAAGGTGTAAAAGGTTTTTATCCTGCATTCGACTATACTCCGCCGCATTTGGTAAGTGCTGTTGTAACAGATTTAGGTATTTACAGTCCTTATGATGTATTTAAATATTATATAGGTAATGATGAAGGAGAATATTAA
- a CDS encoding NADH-dependent [FeFe] hydrogenase, group A6 → MVKIKINGKQIEVEEGLTILKAAKKLGIKIPSLCYHPDIPPTSACGICVVKLANQGNKYTRACSTIVENGMDIITHDAEINTVRKGVLELVLSAHPNDCLNCIRNGECELQTAAADFGVRNSKYDNIKQNHPRDESAGSIVLNPEKCIKCGRCVVVCQEMQKVHALGFVNRGFDTYFAPGAVSLKDSPCVDCGQCASHCPVAAIYETDQTHEVQAAIDDPNTYVTVQMAPSVRVALGEYFGLKPGDNITGKIYAALRLMGFDAIFDTNFGADMTIMEEAHEFVKRFTESNGTAAMTTSCCPAWVKYAEEYYPDLLDNVSSAKSPHMMLAPMTKTYYSEKANVDPFTIFNVSIMPCTAKKNEIRKNETMYSSGYKDVDVVITTREFARMIKHYGIDVAGIEPEEADSILGEYSGAGTIFGATGGVMEAALRTAYNIIAGSNLNNVDFEDVRGLEGVKRATIKVMDKDVKLAVVNGLHNVDPVMQEMREAKEKGENPPYNFIEVMACQGGCVGGGGQPYGTTNETRTDRAKGLYDEDKKVVKHRCSHENENLKKLYDDFLGKPLEERAHHFLHTEYKVEEKYTK, encoded by the coding sequence ATGGTTAAAATAAAAATAAATGGAAAACAAATAGAAGTTGAAGAAGGTCTTACTATATTAAAAGCTGCCAAAAAATTAGGAATAAAAATACCTTCATTATGTTATCACCCAGATATACCGCCTACATCAGCCTGCGGTATATGCGTTGTAAAATTAGCTAATCAAGGAAATAAATATACTAGAGCATGCTCTACTATAGTAGAAAATGGTATGGATATAATTACTCATGATGCAGAAATTAATACAGTTAGAAAAGGAGTATTGGAATTAGTATTATCAGCTCACCCTAATGATTGTTTAAACTGCATAAGAAATGGAGAATGCGAACTTCAAACTGCTGCTGCTGACTTTGGGGTTAGAAATTCTAAATATGATAATATTAAACAAAATCACCCTAGAGATGAATCTGCAGGAAGTATAGTTCTTAATCCGGAAAAATGTATTAAATGCGGAAGATGTGTTGTTGTTTGTCAGGAAATGCAGAAAGTTCATGCTTTGGGTTTTGTTAATAGAGGTTTTGACACTTATTTTGCTCCGGGTGCAGTTTCATTAAAAGATTCGCCTTGTGTAGACTGCGGACAATGTGCTTCTCACTGCCCTGTAGCTGCTATTTATGAAACAGATCAAACTCATGAAGTTCAGGCTGCTATTGATGATCCTAATACTTATGTTACAGTTCAAATGGCTCCTTCTGTAAGGGTTGCTTTGGGAGAATATTTCGGACTTAAACCGGGAGATAATATCACGGGAAAAATATATGCTGCTTTGCGTTTAATGGGATTCGATGCTATATTTGATACTAATTTCGGAGCTGATATGACTATAATGGAAGAAGCTCATGAATTTGTTAAAAGATTTACAGAAAGCAATGGTACAGCTGCTATGACCACTTCCTGCTGTCCTGCTTGGGTTAAGTATGCAGAAGAATATTACCCAGACTTGCTCGATAATGTTTCAAGTGCAAAATCACCTCATATGATGCTTGCCCCTATGACAAAAACTTATTACTCAGAAAAAGCAAATGTAGATCCTTTTACTATTTTCAATGTATCTATTATGCCTTGTACTGCTAAGAAAAATGAAATAAGAAAAAATGAAACTATGTATTCAAGCGGATACAAAGATGTTGATGTGGTAATAACAACAAGAGAATTTGCAAGAATGATTAAACATTATGGTATAGATGTTGCAGGAATTGAGCCTGAAGAAGCTGACAGCATATTAGGTGAATATTCCGGAGCTGGTACTATATTCGGTGCTACAGGCGGTGTTATGGAGGCAGCTTTGAGAACTGCTTATAATATAATAGCTGGAAGTAATCTCAACAATGTTGATTTTGAAGATGTGAGAGGACTTGAAGGTGTAAAAAGAGCAACTATTAAAGTTATGGATAAAGATGTTAAACTTGCAGTTGTTAATGGACTTCATAATGTTGATCCTGTAATGCAGGAAATGAGAGAAGCTAAAGAAAAAGGTGAAAATCCTCCTTACAACTTTATAGAAGTTATGGCTTGTCAGGGAGGATGTGTAGGCGGAGGCGGTCAGCCTTATGGAACTACAAATGAAACTAGAACCGACAGGGCTAAAGGTTTATATGATGAAGATAAAAAGGTTGTTAAACATAGATGTTCTCATGAAAATGAAAATCTTAAAAAACTTTATGATGACTTCCTTGGAAAACCGCTTGAAGAAAGAGCCCATCACTTCCTACACACAGAATATAAAGTTGAGGAAAAATATACAAAATAG
- a CDS encoding YhcH/YjgK/YiaL family protein: MILKPIKSEFNQDFHNSIWKAKNYIRDHYDELKKLPNGKHLLDKEICEGAFINVTEYDNKDNPPWESHLKYVDVQIIFEGSEDFIIANTSSLKPKTYDEASDYHDWEGEGTVRLTLSQGDMLILLPYDAHRVGLPPKSGKNHVKKAIVKVPYKG, encoded by the coding sequence ATGATATTAAAACCAATAAAAAGTGAGTTCAATCAGGATTTTCATAATTCTATTTGGAAGGCAAAAAATTATATAAGGGATCATTATGATGAATTAAAAAAACTTCCTAACGGTAAGCATTTGCTAGACAAAGAAATTTGCGAAGGTGCTTTTATCAATGTTACAGAGTATGATAATAAAGATAATCCGCCTTGGGAATCACATTTAAAATATGTTGATGTTCAGATAATATTTGAAGGCTCTGAAGATTTTATAATAGCAAATACTTCTTCATTAAAACCTAAAACTTATGATGAAGCAAGCGATTATCATGATTGGGAAGGAGAGGGAACTGTTCGTTTAACTTTATCTCAGGGAGATATGCTTATACTTCTTCCTTATGATGCTCATAGAGTAGGACTTCCTCCAAAATCAGGAAAAAATCATGTTAAAAAAGCTATAGTTAAAGTACCTTATAAAGGTTAA
- a CDS encoding flavodoxin family protein has protein sequence MKVMGIVAGRHNGNSEILVKQALTAVKDAGGEAVLINLFDYNIKPCSGCESCTIGIEKSFKEGKEYKGCIYKEKDDMDKIVEVMNQCQGIIVGCPTYDLLPSSLYLSFAQRFLAYELSFRIKIGQVKEDPHTVAGLIGVGGSKHDWQTMSLEGLAATMFTQSITVVDMYLAESVGRPGNVLIHKDYLDRAYQMGKNVSQAINTPLNERKWLGDPNLGLCPRCHSSLVYPGEEHWDGVKFNFECAVCGAGGDLVKNDNGEYKFVIAENGLIRDRNINEARAVHLQEIMETRNNFMSKKSEIEEEYKRFREMKFETIK, from the coding sequence ATGAAAGTTATGGGAATAGTTGCAGGAAGACATAACGGAAACAGTGAAATTTTAGTTAAACAAGCTTTAACAGCAGTAAAAGATGCAGGCGGAGAGGCTGTACTTATTAATTTATTTGATTATAATATAAAGCCTTGTTCAGGATGCGAATCTTGTACAATAGGTATTGAAAAGTCATTCAAAGAAGGAAAAGAATATAAAGGATGCATCTATAAAGAAAAAGATGATATGGACAAGATAGTGGAAGTTATGAATCAATGTCAGGGAATAATAGTAGGATGTCCTACTTATGATTTGCTTCCTTCTTCTTTATATTTATCATTTGCTCAAAGATTTTTGGCTTATGAATTATCGTTTAGGATAAAAATAGGGCAGGTAAAAGAAGATCCTCATACAGTGGCTGGACTTATAGGAGTGGGAGGCTCTAAACATGATTGGCAGACTATGAGTTTGGAGGGACTTGCTGCTACAATGTTTACTCAGTCTATTACTGTAGTGGATATGTATTTAGCTGAGAGTGTTGGAAGACCGGGAAATGTTCTTATACATAAAGATTATTTGGATAGGGCATATCAGATGGGTAAAAATGTATCTCAGGCAATAAATACACCTCTTAATGAAAGAAAATGGCTAGGGGATCCAAATTTAGGATTATGTCCTAGATGTCATTCATCTTTAGTATATCCGGGAGAAGAACATTGGGACGGAGTAAAATTTAATTTTGAATGTGCTGTTTGCGGTGCAGGCGGAGATTTGGTAAAGAATGATAATGGAGAATATAAATTTGTAATTGCAGAAAATGGGCTTATAAGAGATAGAAATATTAATGAAGCAAGAGCTGTACATTTACAGGAAATAATGGAAACAAGGAATAATTTTATGTCCAAAAAGAGCGAAATAGAAGAAGAATATAAAAGATTTAGAGAAATGAAATTTGAAACTATAAAATAG
- a CDS encoding ribose-phosphate diphosphokinase, producing the protein MGITDEILILSGTANPQLSEDVVKNLGLKLGNMEIRKFADGETFVQVEETVRNKDTYVIQPTGRPSSSESWMELYCIIDALKRASAKRITAVIPYYGYSRQDRKNEPRVPITAKLVANLLSEAGAHRVLALDLHAAQIQGFFDIPVDHMLSKHVFLDKIKKDLDMSNSIIVSPDIGGVGRARAIAKQLNLDIAIIDKRRDRANECEVMNIIGDVNGKDAIIIDDIIDTGGTLIKSMQALKKAGMRKIYVFITHAVCSGDVYERINASDIEKLYITDSLKVMKDRLGSKIEVLSVAPVIADAIRHIHMELSISVLFDK; encoded by the coding sequence ATGGGAATAACAGACGAAATATTAATATTAAGCGGTACGGCAAACCCTCAATTGTCTGAAGATGTGGTTAAGAATCTAGGGCTTAAATTGGGTAATATGGAAATACGAAAGTTTGCTGATGGCGAGACTTTTGTTCAGGTAGAAGAAACAGTTAGAAATAAAGACACCTATGTAATACAGCCTACAGGACGCCCTTCTAGCAGTGAAAGCTGGATGGAGCTTTACTGTATTATAGATGCTTTAAAAAGAGCTAGTGCTAAAAGAATTACCGCAGTTATTCCGTACTATGGTTATTCTAGGCAGGATAGAAAGAATGAACCTAGGGTGCCTATAACAGCTAAATTGGTTGCTAATCTTTTGTCAGAAGCCGGAGCTCATAGGGTTTTAGCTTTAGATTTACATGCAGCTCAGATACAAGGCTTTTTTGATATACCTGTAGATCATATGCTTTCAAAACATGTGTTCTTAGATAAAATAAAAAAAGATCTTGATATGTCTAACTCTATTATAGTTTCTCCTGATATAGGAGGCGTAGGAAGAGCTAGAGCTATAGCTAAACAATTAAATCTTGATATAGCTATTATAGACAAAAGAAGAGACAGAGCTAATGAATGTGAAGTAATGAATATTATAGGTGATGTTAATGGCAAAGATGCTATTATTATCGATGATATAATAGATACGGGCGGTACTCTTATAAAAAGTATGCAGGCTTTGAAAAAAGCTGGTATGAGAAAGATATATGTGTTTATAACTCATGCTGTATGTTCCGGTGATGTTTATGAGAGAATTAATGCCAGTGATATAGAAAAGCTTTATATAACAGACAGCTTAAAAGTGATGAAAGATAGATTAGGCAGTAAAATAGAAGTTCTTTCAGTTGCTCCTGTTATTGCAGATGCTATCAGGCATATACATATGGAGCTTTCTATAAGTGTTCTATTTGATAAGTAA
- the pth gene encoding aminoacyl-tRNA hydrolase, producing MMKLVMGLGNPGEQYKNHRHNVGYMILDRIAKKLNVELDIKKKKTVFGKGKSGKMEYLLLKPQTFMNLSGEAALYMASFMKITVENIIVIYDDMDIPIGEFRVIPSKNDDSEAEVNDIEIDHNGVKSIRDSLKSYNFTKIGVGIGACPEDEEKADFLLAPFTKDERKRIRDISDNVVDAACIALFESPQAAKKKYP from the coding sequence ATGATGAAATTAGTAATGGGACTAGGCAATCCGGGAGAACAGTATAAAAATCATAGACATAATGTCGGATACATGATTTTGGATAGAATTGCCAAGAAACTTAATGTAGAACTTGACATAAAAAAGAAAAAAACAGTTTTTGGAAAGGGTAAATCTGGTAAGATGGAGTATTTGCTCCTTAAACCGCAGACTTTTATGAATCTTTCTGGAGAAGCTGCTCTTTATATGGCAAGTTTTATGAAAATCACTGTTGAAAACATTATAGTTATATATGATGATATGGATATACCTATAGGTGAATTTAGGGTTATACCTTCTAAAAATGATGATTCCGAAGCCGAAGTCAATGATATTGAAATAGATCATAATGGTGTAAAAAGCATAAGAGATTCCTTAAAAAGCTACAATTTTACTAAAATAGGTGTTGGTATAGGAGCATGTCCGGAAGATGAAGAAAAAGCTGACTTTCTTTTAGCTCCTTTTACTAAAGATGAAAGAAAAAGGATAAGAGATATATCTGATAATGTTGTAGATGCTGCTTGTATTGCTTTATTTGAATCTCCTCAGGCTGCTAAAAAGAAATATCCATGA